The Hordeum vulgare subsp. vulgare chromosome 4H, MorexV3_pseudomolecules_assembly, whole genome shotgun sequence genomic interval CAAGCACCAGCCACACTCCTTCAGCAGAACAGCAGTCTTCACTTCCCTTTCAATCAGCAGCACAACACTgtaccacttctccttcctcagcAGCAGGACAGCAGACCAACAACAAACTCAGCTTCAGGCAGCTACAGTCTTCTCTTCTCCCCTTCTCTGCCACAGCAACGCAGGAGCCCCCAGCAGCAGTAGTCAGCAGAGCACGCAGCACCTCCTCTTCCTGCAGCTACCTTCCctgctcttcctcctctctcctcctttcCTCCTTGAGAAGCAGCAGCCGCTCCAGATGCAGCtgcctttcttcctcctcccgaaACGAAGCAGAGAAGAGGTCCGGGCAGCAAGAACCAGCCCCAGCCGTCGCCCCGTCGCCCGCGCAGCCTCTCCGCGCGAGAGGCTCTTCCAGATTCGCACCGCCGCCTTGCCGGACCCCGCCGGTcgcatcgccgtcgccgtcgccacctCAGGCCCCGCCGAACCTGGCCTCTGATACCATGTTGAATCGGGAGGGAAGAGAGGAGTACCTCCAGCCTGTGTGAATGTGTGTGGTGGCTCAAGCTCCAGGGAGGACTGGGAGCTCCTCTTTCTAGGTCATTACAAGGGCTGGGCCTTGTGGGCTCAAGTGAGATGGGTCAGGCAGCCCATACCGGTTCAACAAGAGATCGTATTAGAGTTTGAATAGATTTACCTGTTTGTTGGTCAAGTattgtatactccctccgttcctaaatataagaccttttagaggtttcagtatggactacatacgaatgtttatagacgtattttagagtgtatattcactcattttgctccgtatgtagtccatattgaaatctctaaaaggccttatatttaggaatggagggagtactggGGCCGACCCATCTCAATAAAACAGACACTTTTATCTACATTTCAGTAATTAGGGTTGTCAGTAGTAGATCCTTCCATACCCGTACTAATGGCATATTTGCAGTGGTTTTAGACAGATGGTGTACAGAAATAGGCTGAACTATGTCAAAAACTAAGTGTTAACTTACTTCTTATGTGTTCATGAAGCTAAAATGGCAAGTAATTCAGATCAAACGTTATTGTATTTTAAATAACATGAAGTAATGGCAATGATGCTAGCTTTTGTGTTTTTGTCTTGATTTTTCTTGAACACCATTCACTGTGTTTATTTCTGGCGCTACTTATTAGATATTACATTGGCAGACAAAGATCTGTTCATGTCTGAACTTATAAATAATATACATAGCCGTGTGCATCAATTGATGTAGAGGCCAGGTGTTCTTcccacttttctttttgaaaaaaaagatGTTAATACATTTGTTTCTACAGGGGAATTTTGAAATGTCCCATCAGCAAGCGTTAGCCCAAGTAACAGCACAAGCATTCCATTCTCAGTATACTGTAGACAGTCAAGCAGATTACTCACTCCCTTTCTCATCGGAAGCAACATCAGCTTTGACATCACAGTTTATCAACTCTTCTGCAAATGTGACATCAATGAAGGAGACAGCAACTCCGCCATTGCGtacagttcatgattaccttaaaACATATGAGGTTTCACAAGGATTCCAAACTTCGGCCCTCACCGTGGATAAACCTGTTGATGATGGCTACAATTGGCGAAAGTATGGCCAGAAGGCAGTCAAGGGTGGAGAGTATCCAAGGAGCTACTATAAATGCACCCAGGCGAGCTGTCCAGTTAAGAAGAGAGTGGAGCACTCAGCATATGGACAGATTACTCAAATAATTTATAGAGGCCAGCATAACCACCAGCGTCCACCAAAAAGAAGGTCCAAAGATGGTGGCAATTTACTAAATGAAGATGATTTCCCTGAGAACAGAGACGCTTTGACTCGATCAGAACGAGGCTCTCAAGATCATTCTGGAAAAGTTGAGGTGTCAAATGATGGCATCGCAGGGCCTTCAATGTCCAAGAGGAGAGACGGAGGTGATCAATCGTCTGGCTCAAGTGatagagaggaggaggataatGATGAAGCAGGTGATGACAATGGAGATGCCGGTATTGTGAATGCAAACAAAAGGTGTATGTAGTGAATAAAATTTTGTTAGTAGGATTTTTGAAGCTTCAATCTATAAATGCTAGTTTCACTGGACAGGCAAGTGCCGGCGCCAGCTCAAAGAATCATCGTGCAAACAACCAGTGAAATTGATCTTTTGGATGATGGCTACCGGTGGCGCAAATACGGCCAGAAAGTGGTAAAAGGGAATCCTCATCCAAGGTAATCCTTCTGTTGCCATTTTGCAgtcgctctctatctttatccgtTCTGCTCTGAGTGCCCGCGTGCACATTGGACCATATTGGGATCAACTCTAGATAACACCACATTTTCCTGCATCTCTATGTAATTTATTACTAACTATGAAGAAGACTACTGTTTGTCAGTTGAAGACGCACATATGTCAATGATCCGTTGTTCCTTGGATTGTAGTTGTGACAGATGAATCCTACTATCCTAGTATGGCATCGAAATGTATTGTGCCTGAAGATGACATCTAATTGTGAAGGGGCATAAAAAACatgcctattggaaaagttttgacaCTTATGACACCAACTGTGAATTTTATCTTTGTAACACTGTCATCCTTAATTTCTAGAGATAGTGGAACTCATACTGTTGTCAGAATTATCAAGCATACATGTATGAAGCTCTGATTAACCATGACTACCTGATAATACTATTGATTGGGTGGACAATTTTGCTTCTACACGGAGTTGCAACAGATTTaagtcatagctcaaaatttcaaACAGATAAACTTCTAGACATACTGACAACCACAAGGTTTAGTTTTAAGAACAGAAAATAATCAAATGGATCATGCTGCTAATTAGTCAGAGATTGAATGAATAATTCCTTGCATGTGCTACCTGCTCTATTCCCTTCATTTGGTTGAATTATTTTTATGGCATAGTCCGTTCCTTGACTTTGCTTGTTTGGCAATATACAGAACATTTTTTTTTCTATGGTTCTCTTTGGGCAAGTTTGCTGCTGTCAAAATGGTATCTAGCTAGCAGTTTGAACTATTTAGTAATCCCCCCTTTTTGTTGATCTCTTTCTGAAGTTATTCATAACATATTAACTCTAGTTGCATTGTGTAGGAGTTACTACAAATGCACGTACCAGGGATGCGATGTAAAGAAGCATATTGAAAGATGTTCGCAAGACCCAACGTCAGTGATAACTACATATGAAGGCAAGCATAGCCATGATGTGCCAGTAGCTAGGAGCAGCGTGGCTGCTGCTGCCAGTGCCAATGCATCCTCTTCCATTAGCTTACTACATAGAGGCCAGAAGGCAGCATCCAGTGGCCAACGGGTATTGCCCAGAGCAGCACTACATACATCGGATTCTTCCTTGCAGCTAAAAGAAGAAAATGAGATAACATAAACTTTTGGAGTACGTAGCGAGGCAATTATTCCCATATAGCCCATTTCTGGCTGTGCTGCTGCATTGGTTCCAATCGAGAGGAGGATATTCTTCCACGAGCCTTGCTTGCACAGAGCCTGTGTTGCAGCACTGCATCTTGCATGCTGTACTCCCATTGGTTCAATTGTATTGGTCTCCATTCCATGGAAAAAATGTAGGTGGCGGAGGTTTCGTTGTTCCAATTGTATATGCTCGAGTTGTAGCTCTTACCTGATAGCCTCATTTGTACATATATCTCCTTAAGTGTCATCTGACAGGATGTATTAAAGTCGTAATTGATGAACAAGGCAATGGCCTTCCGTGAACCTCCTTTCAGTTTGTCGTCGCAGTGGACCTGACGCAAAAGAAAAACCATAGTGGGTTAGCCCTTTTGTGTCTCATAAATCAAAGTGGTTTGATGCTTGTGTGTCTCATAAAAGGGGAATATTCTTTGAATGTGAGACGATGTTCTTGTTAATAGTGAGGTGCTTGTTGTGTCTTTTTGTCCATCTTAAGATCTATGGGCTGAGTCTTTCGTAGATGCTCATATGGATAAGATGTATGTTTATGTTCATAGAAgtgaatgcatgtatgcatgtGTATGTGATCGTTTTAGTTTAACTACTGACTCTTGAATGAGAAATGCATGTGTATGTGATCGTCTTAGTTTATACTCTCTTCGTTTTAAAATAAATGTTGTTGATCTAATACAAAATTTGTACTAATTTAATACTTCCTCCGTCTGAAAATACCTGTCctaaaaatagatgtatctatacttattttagttatagatacatccattttatacatttctaagacaagtattttcggacagaGGTAGTActaagtttgtgacacttattttAAAATAGAGGGAGAACTACTTTGATTTTTGAAAGAAAACCCTGTATGTTCCAACCGAATTATGTCgggaaatataaggtgtattttgTTTGGTTACAAGTCTTTGGCCGGAAATGCTGTTTGGAGACCGAGCTCCATTATGCTCTTTATCCTGCGCGTCAATCTTTGTGGTATCAGACACGGCCTTGTATTATTGTCGTGTATTTCATCCTCCAACTGTTTACAAGCTGTTTACGAAAAACAGgaacatgatatttttatcaCCAATGGCTTGGGACATAGTACCCCTGTTAGCTTAGAATGGCTGGACCAAGATGAAATGATATTTGAAAGTAAATCTATCACTAAatctaaaaagaaaaataatagaaaaccTATAGTGAAGATTTCTAGACCTGTGACTAGAagccagaaaaagaaagaagagaatgatggaGGGAAATGTAACTCTACCATGTCCCCTGGTGGAGTTACTCGGGCAAAATTCCATAAGAAGCATTCCAAATGAGAGGTCTCATTTGGAACTGTCGGGGGTAGGCAAGAAAGGAATGGCCACCTGCCTCACtgatgtgacgccctcgatttaatcgtacgctaatcatacacgcaaatgcgtacgatcaaacccaaggactcacggggagatatcacaacacaactctagacacaaataaaataacatcagcttcatattacaagccaggggcctcgagggctagaatacgaaagctcgataaacacacgagtcagcggaataataaagtgaggtcacgcctaaagatcctccctcgactccctgcgaggaagcaatcccgaggcaaactaattccagttaagtaacaattgtagttgtaaaagatcggggcacaactccaagtcgtcctgtaaccgtggacacggctatctgaatagttaattttcatccctgcaggggtgcaccacatgtcccgtcacgctcgataacactctcggacatacttttctgggtcctgcccggcctcggaatatcgacacgtcgcagccccacctaagactaatcagagaggccagcccgccggtctaaatcctaagcacgaagggttcatgggcccagttccccttcacgctcctgcacgtggcgtgggcggccgacgtcagtcctagcatcccttagtcacaagcgcgatgcatctcgggaccactctgaccaacccagatcaaatacccaaatccattagcattttaattaggccagcaacacagtctcacgggaatccacccgtcttacaactaatcaccaatgatcccagtaacatggtcgagtaactgtgtggttgtaacatcggggggaatccgagatatcaccctcattggattccgaacgatgtacccgtcaaggtgagcttagaggaatcaccctcgagggtcccacacttgaggggttgcacgacagagacgtcatcgggaatggtgaaagaggaatcaccctcgataaccacgaccgactagctatactacagagatatcatcaggagtacttagtgaggtgtcaccctcggtacccgatagtatctctgtagcgtcgtacaacaaggggggaggggtgaatgtgctgtgtcgggtctggctcgtcgatcagagatcgagatttgaaaacaagcggggcaactgatctacggggtcagaggggatgactgctccacctatactaagcatattaaaggtacaggactaaaagtagcagttcatcaaaaacaggctatgcatcagatataggagctaactacaacagtagcaaaatactaatgcaagcagtaggaagaaagacataggcgatataggaatgatcaaggggaatttgcttgccttgctgctctgcggcaaaggactgatcggcagggtcgtagatgtacccggagcagcgtcagtctcggggtctaccggtaagaagagggggaagaaacaataaataatagcaccgatgcaacacaaagcatgacatggcaagatgcaggctagacatgagctaacgcagcaacatccgtcatagacgggtcggaagaatatctgacgatattttcctgggtctcgggctactaccggttatactggaaacgatggaaaagttccatgtt includes:
- the LOC123448657 gene encoding probable WRKY transcription factor 4, with protein sequence MAAQEASAGGGEDARRALATPALSLPPRSAVESFFASGATAASFAETSPGPFTLTAALFQDMPSSAFHGSFTQLLVGAMGSPAAPPAGGPSPPSPFAVPPGLCPTAVLGFPSLFSPTGNFEMSHQQALAQVTAQAFHSQYTVDSQADYSLPFSSEATSALTSQFINSSANVTSMKETATPPLRTVHDYLKTYEVSQGFQTSALTVDKPVDDGYNWRKYGQKAVKGGEYPRSYYKCTQASCPVKKRVEHSAYGQITQIIYRGQHNHQRPPKRRSKDGGNLLNEDDFPENRDALTRSERGSQDHSGKVEVSNDGIAGPSMSKRRDGGDQSSGSSDREEEDNDEAGDDNGDAGIVNANKRQVPAPAQRIIVQTTSEIDLLDDGYRWRKYGQKVVKGNPHPRSYYKCTYQGCDVKKHIERCSQDPTSVITTYEGKHSHDVPVARSSVAAAASANASSSISLLHRGQKAASSGQRVLPRAALHTSDSSLQLKEENEIT